In Desulforhopalus sp., a single genomic region encodes these proteins:
- a CDS encoding cyclic nucleotide-binding domain-containing protein, whose protein sequence is MRKSEEETRSFLENLPIFTSFNVDELSVLARHMSYIQLQRGEHLFVEGDQGSFMGFVVNGILEVQKRSETGENITLARLTKGSSIGEMALIDKSPRSATVIAKQAATMVTLTDRGFDLLADKYPALGIKVIRKIARLLSLNMRRTSSKLADLMQSSL, encoded by the coding sequence ATGCGGAAAAGTGAAGAGGAAACCAGGAGCTTCCTTGAAAACCTGCCTATCTTCACGAGTTTTAATGTTGATGAGCTATCAGTTCTAGCCAGGCACATGAGCTATATTCAATTGCAGCGAGGTGAGCATCTTTTTGTTGAAGGCGACCAGGGATCATTCATGGGATTTGTTGTCAACGGCATCCTCGAAGTTCAAAAACGCAGTGAAACTGGGGAGAACATCACCCTAGCACGATTAACCAAAGGAAGCTCCATTGGCGAAATGGCACTCATCGACAAATCACCCAGGTCAGCAACGGTTATAGCCAAGCAGGCTGCGACAATGGTGACTCTTACCGACCGCGGTTTTGACCTTCTTGCCGATAAATATCCAGCTCTTGGCATCAAAGTAATACGGAAAATCGCCAGACTTTTAAGCCTTAACATGAGAAGAACCTCCAGCAAACTCGCGGACCTCATGCAATCGTCTCTATAA